The nucleotide sequence GTCATACTGCCGCCCATGATTTGCATTTGATGTTCAAAATACGCCTTCTCAAACAAATCTCTTGCCTCCCTCAAAGGAAGATCAAAGTACGTTTTTGCAATTCCACTGATGTATTCACCCTCAGTAGGTGGGGCAACCAACTCGGTTGTTGTTTGCTTTGGTGCGATAACGGAGCTAGCACTCGACTGAACGGCTCTAACCTGTTCTGGCTCTACATATTTAGGAGAGCTCTCCAGGGCTTTACTAACCGTCTTTAAAAGCTTTTGTAGAGCAATCGGTTTTTCTAAAAAATTGAGTGCGCCAATACGCGTGGCCTCAACTGCAGTGTCAATCGTTGCGTGCCCAGACATCATTACTACTGGCATCGTGAGCTGGCCAGTATTGGACCACTCCTTTAATAAGGTAATACCATCGGTATCGGGCATCCAAATATCTAATAAGACTAAATCGGGGCGCATTTGTTCGCGAATAGTGCGTGCCTGTACAGCGCTTTCTGCAGCGTACACAGTATGGCCTTCATCCGTGAGAATCTCATTGAGAAGCTCACGAATTCCCATCTCGTCATCAACAACCAAAATACTAGCCATGCTTATGCTGCCTCTTTTGCTAGATTCATAAACAATATTGACACTTTCGCACCAACCACTTCTTCACCCTGCATACGGTTCCGAATTTCAATTTTGGCCGAGTGATCATCAATAATTTTCTTAACTACTGCCAAACCCAGACCTGTGCCTTTGCTCTTTGTTGTTACGTAAGGCTCAAAGGCTCTTGCCAATATCTTAGCTGGAAATCCAACCCCACTATCACTTATTGTTAATCGCACAGCATTTTGAGCTACGCCATTGTGTTCGCCATAAGGGACTAATTCTGTCTTAACCTCTACCGGACTATTGGGGCGAGGCCCCTCAAGAGTGGCATCTTGAGCATTTTGTAGCAAGTTATGGATTACCTGTCTTAGTTGTGTGGGATCCCCCATGATCTCTGGGCAATGAGGATCTAACTGAGTGCGCAATGGACTGCCCTCGTATAGACCCAAAATTTCTGAGGTGAGCGTGTTGATGGAAACAGGCTTGAGTTGTGGAGTTGGCGTCTTCGCAAAATCCCTAAAGTCATTCACCATTTCTTTCATGGCTTGTACCTGACCAATGATGGTTTCGGTGCTGCGATTAATCATTTCCTCTTGCTCTTGGCTCAGCTTACCCGCAAGCTTATGCTGCAATCTTTCCGCAGAGAGCTGAATGGGCGTTAGAGGGTTTTTAATTTCATGAGCAAGACGTCTAGCAACTTCACTCCAAGCGATAGATCTTTGTGCGCTCACCACATCAGTAATGTCATCAAAAACAACCATACGTAAATCGCCAGTCAGCTCTGTACCGCGCACAAACAGAGTTACCCCCAATTCATTTTCAAATTCATTTGTAGTGTGTAGTTGAATTTGTTTTTGCCACACCGGCGCATTAGTCGGCGCGGTCTTTTGTTCTACATCTCCCTCGCCCAGGACTGCGAGCTTCATAGTAGAAAAGCCTTCTTTGATTGCCCCCTCAAACTCCAATAGAGCTGGTCTGCTGCCGAGGGGCTTTCCATCGAGTAGGGTAAGGTCTTGACCAAAAATACGATCTGCGCCCGCATTGCTAGAAACAACGTTGTAGTTTTTATCAAAAATGCATACGCCTGCCGTGAGGCTTCCCAATACGCGCTCTAAGAATGCTTTGGATTCTTGCAAAGAAGTTCGGGTGTCGGCCAACTGCCTAGTCATGACATTAAATTGCCGTGTAAGCATGCCAAGTTCATCGCCAGTATCGAGCTCAGGCTTGGGAGATAAATCTCCCTGTGCAACTGCCTGGGTGCCTCTCAGAAGCATTAGAAGGGGGCGTGCAAGCTGCCTACCCAACATCAAAGCCAAAGTAATGGCCACAAATACTGCAAAGAAAAGGGTAAGGGTTAAGGTTCCCACAAACATCTTGCGAAGGCCGGTACGCCCCAACGCTTTTTCTTGATATTCACTGTATGCAGACTCCACAGCAAAAATGTTTTTTGCCAACGGGGTAGGTATATAGCGCACTAGTTGTAAAAAATATTTGTCTTCGATCTCTTTGCCAGATTCTAATTTGTTGTGAATCAATTTTTTTCTTATAACGGGAACAATTGCCCTGACTCGATAACCGCGTTGGCCACCTTCTACTTCAATTTGGTCTAAAAAGGTCACTCCTTTCTTGCTAAATGCTTCTGCAATCACATCGGCGCTGGGCGCAGGAAAGTATTTTTTAGGCTTTAGCTCGCTAGTGAAAATCAAATTGCGCTGCATATTGAAGAGACTAACCTCTTGAATGCCAAATTGATTGCGAATTTTCATTACTGATGCAGCTACCTGCTCAGTAGTTGTGCCCGATGGAACTTGGACAATCTGCTCGGCGATGAAATTACCCTCGCCCAAAATTTCTTCTTGGGCCACTCGCAAAGTAACGCGCCCCAACTCTAAGCCCGAGTTCAGGGCTGTCTCCACTTTGACGTCAAACCAAGTCTCAATACTACGCGACACAAACTGTAATGAAACGCCATACAAAATTAAGCCCGGAACAATTCCGACTAAAGCAAAAATCATTGCTAACTTTGCAATCAAGCGCGTGCCAAAGTGCCCGCGATACCATCGCACGGCGATAACAGCCACCAAAATCAAAATAACCAGAGTTAAGCAAACCCCAATCACTACATTCGCGGCATAGAGCCAAATGAAGTAATTATCAAAAAATTCTGTATTGGATGAGGCAATCGCCAATAAAACTAAAAGTAATAAAGCAAAGGCGCCAATCACGCCTATCGTGATTGGAATTATTTTTTTACTCCAAGCCTTGGATGTAAAAAAGCCCGGGTCTAGCATGGCTGCTATCGATCTCATCGCTTAATTAAATTAGGGCCATTAGGAGAAAATAGGAAGCGATACCAATCGCTTGATACATTCCATTCGCGGTTATTGAGTGCGTTTACTTGAAATGGTTTTGGTAGCTTACTGAGATCTAAGCTCATTCGCATGCTGGCCGTATACGATTTACTGGAATCTAGTTGAGTGCCGTCAATGACTCGCCACCCACCAATACTCCCCACCGCCTGCAATGCCTCAGACATAGTTTTGGCAGAAAAGGTAAAGCCCTCTGAAGCAATTCGGTACTGCTGTGTCAATGGCTGATAAGAAAGCCGCGTCTGCCTTTGCACAAGCACAGACTTTTCATCAAACCAATACCAACGCGATCGCATTAAATCAAACTCCGTTTGGAAATAGAGGACGACGCCTTTTTGTACTGCGTCTTCCAGTCCGGGAGATAGCTCGATCTGAAAAGCTGCATTGAGAAGCCAGTCGTTATCCACCTTCTCCAACTCAAAGG is from Polynucleobacter sp. MWH-S4W17 and encodes:
- a CDS encoding response regulator, whose protein sequence is MASILVVDDEMGIRELLNEILTDEGHTVYAAESAVQARTIREQMRPDLVLLDIWMPDTDGITLLKEWSNTGQLTMPVVMMSGHATIDTAVEATRIGALNFLEKPIALQKLLKTVSKALESSPKYVEPEQVRAVQSSASSVIAPKQTTTELVAPPTEGEYISGIAKTYFDLPLREARDLFEKAYFEHQMQIMGGSMTKISEYTGLERTHLYRKLKALGIDTSRNKGES
- a CDS encoding ATP-binding protein; this translates as MRSIAAMLDPGFFTSKAWSKKIIPITIGVIGAFALLLLVLLAIASSNTEFFDNYFIWLYAANVVIGVCLTLVILILVAVIAVRWYRGHFGTRLIAKLAMIFALVGIVPGLILYGVSLQFVSRSIETWFDVKVETALNSGLELGRVTLRVAQEEILGEGNFIAEQIVQVPSGTTTEQVAASVMKIRNQFGIQEVSLFNMQRNLIFTSELKPKKYFPAPSADVIAEAFSKKGVTFLDQIEVEGGQRGYRVRAIVPVIRKKLIHNKLESGKEIEDKYFLQLVRYIPTPLAKNIFAVESAYSEYQEKALGRTGLRKMFVGTLTLTLFFAVFVAITLALMLGRQLARPLLMLLRGTQAVAQGDLSPKPELDTGDELGMLTRQFNVMTRQLADTRTSLQESKAFLERVLGSLTAGVCIFDKNYNVVSSNAGADRIFGQDLTLLDGKPLGSRPALLEFEGAIKEGFSTMKLAVLGEGDVEQKTAPTNAPVWQKQIQLHTTNEFENELGVTLFVRGTELTGDLRMVVFDDITDVVSAQRSIAWSEVARRLAHEIKNPLTPIQLSAERLQHKLAGKLSQEQEEMINRSTETIIGQVQAMKEMVNDFRDFAKTPTPQLKPVSINTLTSEILGLYEGSPLRTQLDPHCPEIMGDPTQLRQVIHNLLQNAQDATLEGPRPNSPVEVKTELVPYGEHNGVAQNAVRLTISDSGVGFPAKILARAFEPYVTTKSKGTGLGLAVVKKIIDDHSAKIEIRNRMQGEEVVGAKVSILFMNLAKEAA
- a CDS encoding DUF4390 domain-containing protein, whose translation is MSRRIKQFLFLFLMVLGIFSTTVSAEGIKIKSFELEKVDNDWLLNAAFQIELSPGLEDAVQKGVVLYFQTEFDLMRSRWYWFDEKSVLVQRQTRLSYQPLTQQYRIASEGFTFSAKTMSEALQAVGSIGGWRVIDGTQLDSSKSYTASMRMSLDLSKLPKPFQVNALNNREWNVSSDWYRFLFSPNGPNLIKR